A single genomic interval of Staphylococcus hyicus harbors:
- the mntC gene encoding manganese ABC transporter substrate-binding lipoprotein MntC → MKRIITLLLVAIMLTACGFGKSEKQNKLKVVTTNSILYDMTKNVAGDHAEIHSIVPIGQDPHEYEIKPQDIKALADADVVIYNGFNLESGNGWFEKALKEANKSLKDKNVIQASENVEPIYLNGNEKSDAHIDPHAWLSLGNGIKYVERIQQGLEAADKDHKKDYQKQGDKYLSELKSLNEKSHNQFQDIPKDKRVMITSEGAFKYFAKQYDIKAGFIWEINTENQGTPQQMKQAIDFVKANHMKHLLQETSVSDKAMKRLSGDTGAKIYGTVYTDSIGKKGTDGDSYYKMMASNIKTIHDSMK, encoded by the coding sequence ATTAAGCGAATTATTACCCTCTTACTTGTTGCAATCATGCTTACTGCCTGTGGTTTTGGCAAAAGCGAAAAACAAAACAAACTCAAAGTAGTGACGACAAACTCTATACTTTATGATATGACTAAAAACGTTGCTGGTGACCATGCGGAAATACATAGTATCGTCCCAATTGGTCAAGACCCACATGAATATGAAATCAAACCTCAAGATATTAAAGCGTTGGCGGATGCAGACGTAGTCATTTATAATGGTTTCAATTTAGAAAGTGGAAATGGTTGGTTTGAAAAAGCTTTAAAAGAAGCGAACAAATCCCTAAAAGATAAAAATGTTATTCAAGCGTCCGAAAACGTAGAGCCTATTTATTTAAATGGTAACGAAAAATCAGATGCACATATCGATCCTCATGCATGGTTAAGCTTAGGCAACGGTATTAAATACGTTGAGCGCATTCAACAAGGTTTAGAAGCGGCAGATAAAGATCATAAGAAAGATTATCAAAAACAAGGCGATAAGTATTTATCAGAACTTAAATCATTAAATGAAAAAAGTCATAATCAATTCCAAGATATTCCTAAAGATAAACGTGTCATGATTACAAGTGAAGGTGCATTTAAATACTTCGCAAAACAATATGATATTAAAGCTGGTTTTATTTGGGAAATCAATACAGAAAACCAAGGTACCCCTCAACAAATGAAACAAGCCATTGATTTTGTAAAAGCAAATCATATGAAACACTTGCTTCAAGAAACAAGTGTGAGTGACAAAGCAATGAAACGTTTAAGTGGAGATACTGGTGCAAAAATTTATGGAACAGTCTATACAGATTCCATTGGTAAAAAAGGTACCGACGGAGATTCCTACTACAAGATGATGGCTTCAAATATTAAAACCATTCACGATAGTATGAAATAA
- a CDS encoding Na+/H+ antiporter subunit G — protein METINDIIKLFAAFLVFAGSIIALISAIGLVRFQDVFLRIHAATKASTLAVLLTLVGVFIYFIFEQGYVSVRTLLALVFINITSPVGGHLISRAAYRTGAYMYQKHVTNESDADLNKADLDAEAKRQIRVEKRAKRRKEVYSRLDED, from the coding sequence ATGGAAACAATAAACGACATCATTAAACTATTCGCTGCTTTTTTAGTATTTGCTGGGAGTATTATTGCATTGATCAGCGCAATAGGATTAGTCCGATTTCAAGATGTGTTTCTACGTATTCATGCTGCCACAAAAGCGTCAACACTTGCTGTGCTATTAACGTTGGTAGGTGTGTTTATCTATTTTATATTTGAACAAGGTTATGTCAGTGTTCGTACACTTTTAGCGCTCGTTTTTATTAATATCACATCACCGGTAGGCGGGCATTTAATTTCACGTGCAGCTTATCGTACTGGGGCATACATGTATCAAAAACATGTTACAAATGAAAGTGATGCCGATTTAAATAAAGCCGATTTAGATGCAGAAGCTAAACGTCAAATCAGAGTGGAAAAACGCGCGAAACGTCGAAAAGAAGTGTATTCACGTTTGGATGAGGATTAA
- a CDS encoding monovalent cation/H+ antiporter complex subunit F, giving the protein MISAMTELLLSGALIIFAISLVVVLFRLIKGPTTADRVVAFDAISAILMSTVGVLSLLFKTFSFLDSVVLIAIISFLSSVTISRFIEGGNVFNGNNKRHH; this is encoded by the coding sequence ATGATTTCAGCAATGACAGAGTTACTATTATCCGGCGCATTAATCATTTTTGCGATATCACTTGTTGTTGTGTTGTTTCGTTTAATTAAGGGGCCAACGACAGCAGACCGCGTTGTAGCCTTCGATGCGATAAGTGCGATATTAATGTCTACAGTGGGTGTGCTGAGTTTATTATTCAAAACGTTTTCGTTTTTAGATTCAGTTGTTTTGATAGCGATTATTTCATTTTTAAGTTCTGTGACCATTTCTCGCTTTATAGAAGGGGGGAATGTGTTTAATGGAAACAATAAACGACATCATTAA
- a CDS encoding Na+/H+ antiporter subunit E: protein MRQIALNIMIAMLWVLFQDEDAFKFTTFAVGYMIGLVIIYLLHKFFDQEFYPKKLWVSFKFLITYLYQLVTSTFSIVNYVLFKTHKMDPGLVSYETKLDTDWEITFLTILIIITPGSTIIRVNRNPNVFLIHAIDITTKEKKQLLRSIKKYEELIVEVTK from the coding sequence GTGAGACAAATCGCCTTAAACATCATGATTGCAATGCTTTGGGTTCTTTTTCAAGATGAAGATGCCTTTAAGTTTACTACATTTGCAGTAGGTTACATGATTGGGTTGGTTATCATTTATTTACTGCATAAGTTTTTTGATCAAGAATTTTATCCTAAAAAGCTTTGGGTATCGTTTAAATTTTTAATAACATATCTTTATCAACTTGTAACATCTACATTTTCAATTGTGAATTATGTACTGTTTAAAACGCACAAAATGGATCCAGGGCTTGTCTCTTATGAAACAAAATTAGATACAGATTGGGAAATTACATTCTTAACGATACTCATTATTATTACCCCTGGCTCCACCATTATTCGAGTGAATCGCAATCCGAATGTATTTCTCATTCATGCGATTGATATTACGACTAAAGAGAAAAAACAATTATTAAGAAGTATTAAAAAATATGAGGAACTTATCGTGGAGGTGACGAAATGA
- a CDS encoding Na+/H+ antiporter subunit D produces the protein MNDNMLAIPFLLPLVGALILVMLNKQVKLSRIFSLVIVFASFISSLVMLIYVTKHKPITLDFSGWSAPFGIQYVGDSLSLLLVTTTHFVVFMIIGFGFGRGEKRANRYYLPSFILFLTVGVVGSFLTADLFNLYVMFEIMLLASFVLITLGQSVEQLRASIIYVVLNVIGSWIFLIGIGLLYRQLGTLNYTHIAMRIHELEDPTAIHLVAMSFIVAFGSKASLVLFMWLPKAYAVLNTELAALFASLMTKVGAYALIRFFTLIFNQSNDVTEPLLVTMACITMIIGAIGTVAYKDIKKIAAYQVVLSIGFVILGLGTHTVHGVNGAVFYLVNDIVVKALLFFVIGIIVYTTGYRQYRHLKGLAKKEPWLGIALIVVTLAIGGVPPFSGFPGKLFIFMGAIEHHHYVGLTLMIITSLVGMYSLFRVFFYMYAGNADKGAEIQFHPIRPVRKRIIMVMTWMVLLIGLAAPVIVHVTEQATAMNMNVHQYIKMVNPELRGDVK, from the coding sequence ATGAATGATAACATGTTAGCGATTCCTTTTTTATTACCTCTTGTTGGCGCATTAATTTTAGTGATGTTAAATAAACAAGTAAAATTGTCACGTATCTTTTCTTTAGTGATTGTATTTGCGTCGTTCATCTCATCTTTAGTGATGTTAATTTATGTGACGAAGCATAAACCCATCACATTAGATTTTTCTGGATGGTCTGCGCCGTTTGGGATACAATATGTTGGAGATTCATTAAGTTTATTACTCGTGACAACTACACACTTCGTAGTATTTATGATTATAGGATTTGGTTTTGGGCGAGGAGAAAAACGCGCGAATCGTTATTATTTACCATCATTTATTTTATTTTTAACAGTGGGCGTGGTAGGTTCTTTTTTAACTGCGGATTTATTTAACTTATACGTAATGTTTGAAATTATGCTACTCGCATCGTTTGTGCTGATTACGCTAGGTCAATCGGTCGAGCAATTGCGTGCAAGTATTATTTATGTCGTATTAAACGTTATAGGATCATGGATCTTTTTAATTGGTATTGGATTGTTATATCGTCAACTTGGTACATTAAATTATACCCACATTGCGATGCGTATTCACGAACTTGAAGATCCAACGGCGATTCACTTAGTAGCAATGTCATTTATCGTCGCGTTTGGTTCTAAAGCATCGTTAGTATTATTCATGTGGCTTCCTAAAGCCTATGCTGTTTTAAATACAGAGCTTGCCGCGTTATTTGCCTCCCTTATGACAAAAGTAGGCGCTTATGCACTTATACGCTTTTTTACATTGATTTTTAATCAAAGTAACGATGTCACGGAACCGTTATTAGTTACGATGGCTTGTATTACCATGATTATCGGTGCAATAGGTACTGTGGCTTACAAAGATATAAAGAAAATCGCTGCGTATCAAGTCGTATTGTCTATCGGATTTGTGATATTAGGGTTGGGCACACATACTGTACATGGTGTAAATGGTGCGGTGTTTTATTTAGTGAATGATATTGTAGTGAAAGCCTTATTGTTTTTTGTCATAGGAATTATTGTATATACGACCGGTTATCGACAATATCGTCATTTGAAGGGCTTAGCGAAAAAAGAACCTTGGTTAGGGATTGCATTAATTGTAGTCACGCTTGCTATAGGTGGCGTGCCACCATTCAGTGGATTTCCTGGGAAATTATTTATTTTCATGGGGGCAATCGAACACCATCATTATGTCGGATTAACATTAATGATTATAACAAGTCTTGTAGGTATGTATAGTTTGTTTAGAGTGTTTTTCTATATGTATGCTGGTAATGCGGATAAAGGTGCCGAAATTCAGTTTCATCCGATTCGACCAGTCCGCAAACGCATTATTATGGTTATGACGTGGATGGTTTTATTAATAGGTTTGGCTGCACCAGTGATTGTGCATGTGACAGAGCAAGCCACTGCGATGAATATGAATGTCCACCAATATATTAAAATGGTGAATCCTGAGTTGAGAGGTGATGTGAAGTGA
- the mnhC2 gene encoding Na+/H+ antiporter Mnh2 subunit C, with protein MNIILLLTIGFLVFIATYMILSKNLIRIVIGIAIFTHAGNLIIMSMGEYTANKTEPLIVTGKEEFVDPLLQAIVLTAIVIGFAITAFLLVLVYRTFKVTKEDEINVLTGGEEDE; from the coding sequence ATGAATATTATATTACTCCTCACGATAGGATTTTTGGTTTTTATTGCCACCTATATGATACTTTCTAAAAATTTAATACGCATTGTGATTGGTATAGCCATTTTCACACATGCTGGCAACCTTATTATTATGAGTATGGGTGAATATACTGCGAATAAAACGGAACCGTTAATTGTTACAGGGAAAGAGGAATTCGTAGACCCATTACTACAAGCTATTGTACTAACCGCAATTGTCATCGGCTTTGCGATTACAGCATTTTTACTCGTGTTAGTGTATCGTACTTTTAAGGTGACGAAAGAAGATGAAATTAATGTATTAACAGGTGGTGAAGAAGATGAATGA
- a CDS encoding monovalent cation/H+ antiporter subunit B: protein MKENDLVLKTVTRIVVFIILTFGFYLFFAGHNNPGGGFIAGLILSSAFILMFLAFDVQRVIEALPIDFRRLMIFGAFISLATALVPVFFGKNILYQADAYFEFPYFGEVHLSTITLFEAGITLSVVGVVVTTILSLSGGRS, encoded by the coding sequence ATGAAAGAGAATGACTTAGTTTTAAAAACCGTTACACGTATTGTCGTTTTTATCATTTTGACTTTCGGATTTTATCTCTTTTTTGCGGGTCATAACAATCCTGGTGGCGGTTTTATTGCAGGATTAATTTTGAGCTCTGCTTTCATTTTGATGTTTTTGGCGTTTGATGTGCAACGTGTCATTGAAGCTTTACCTATAGATTTTAGAAGGTTGATGATATTTGGCGCTTTTATATCGCTTGCGACAGCGCTGGTTCCTGTGTTTTTTGGTAAAAATATTTTGTATCAAGCAGATGCATATTTTGAATTTCCATATTTTGGTGAAGTGCACCTTTCAACGATTACATTGTTTGAAGCGGGCATTACATTAAGTGTCGTTGGTGTTGTTGTGACTACGATTTTATCATTGAGTGGGGGGAGATCATGA
- a CDS encoding DUF4040 family protein yields the protein MQIIELMLFLIFMIMVLSLMNKRNFKQWPGYIALLAPIVAALFFIIHIPRVLSHQYLTFTFNWLPAYDINVDFRLDGLSLFFGLLITVIGIVVFFYATQYLSYKHNDLPRFYMYLILFMLSMLGIVLSNNTILLYVFWELTSVSSFLLISYWFDKSESQRGAVTSFMITVFGGLAMLVGFLMLYVVTGTNTITELIEQRHVIASHTLFIPIVLMFLLGAFTKSAQWPFHFWLPRAMAAPTPVSAYLHSATMVKAGIFLLLRFTPILGQSTFYIYVVTCIGLITMLYGAITAIRQYDLKSILAYSTISQLGMITAMVGLGSGIATATHSTTIEVYAYILFAAIFHLFNHALFKGTLFMGVGLIDHETGTRDIRELGGLKAVLPITMTVMMLASLSMAGVPLLNGFISKEMFFEGLVHAYQLKDFNLILTVVMTLIGFIASVCTFIYSLNMMKATFFGNMKINKVIHESKFFILPAVVTATSLPLIFIMPQLIGDTILKAAFTTIVSTRSVVTYVPTLTQWHGVTIPLMMSVGVIVLGLLSVLFINWRPWIQSKESRWSSLIIYQKSYMSFETYSGYGLRTLMNNRLNFYLILTLLIYFGINVLGLIRVGIPEMYRIDVTEYHIFHVLLLITVIVIGFALIFIRQRLTMVILTGGIGYAVALFFILMRAPDLALTQLVTETITTVLFIVSFSRLPNIPRGTFNMKRESVKIIVSLITALTVVGFVFMIQQASALETISVFYHDAYEKSGGKNVVNAILGDFRSLDTMAEGLVLIIAGLGIYTLLNFRDRRGQDERE from the coding sequence ATGCAGATTATAGAATTAATGTTGTTTTTAATATTTATGATTATGGTTTTGTCATTGATGAACAAACGAAATTTTAAACAGTGGCCAGGTTATATCGCATTATTAGCACCTATTGTAGCTGCACTTTTTTTTATCATACACATTCCAAGGGTTCTCAGTCATCAATATTTGACGTTCACGTTCAATTGGTTACCTGCATATGATATTAATGTTGATTTTAGACTTGATGGCTTAAGCTTATTTTTTGGATTATTAATCACTGTTATTGGTATTGTTGTTTTTTTCTACGCAACACAATACTTATCGTATAAACATAATGATTTGCCCCGTTTTTACATGTATTTAATTCTCTTTATGTTGAGTATGTTAGGGATTGTACTTTCGAACAACACAATTTTATTGTATGTCTTTTGGGAATTAACAAGTGTGTCATCTTTTTTATTAATTAGTTATTGGTTTGATAAATCGGAGAGTCAACGTGGGGCTGTCACTTCTTTTATGATTACTGTATTTGGTGGATTGGCCATGTTGGTTGGTTTTCTCATGCTTTATGTGGTAACAGGTACAAACACAATTACTGAACTCATTGAACAAAGGCATGTGATTGCATCTCATACGCTCTTTATTCCGATTGTTTTGATGTTCTTACTCGGTGCATTTACGAAGTCAGCGCAATGGCCATTTCACTTCTGGCTTCCACGCGCGATGGCAGCGCCAACTCCTGTAAGTGCGTATTTACATTCAGCAACGATGGTAAAAGCAGGTATATTTCTATTGTTACGTTTTACACCTATATTAGGTCAAAGTACGTTTTACATTTATGTGGTGACATGTATCGGGCTAATAACGATGCTCTATGGTGCGATAACAGCCATTCGTCAATATGATCTTAAAAGTATTTTAGCGTATTCAACAATAAGCCAACTTGGCATGATTACTGCGATGGTGGGCCTTGGTAGCGGTATCGCCACTGCAACGCATTCTACGACCATTGAGGTGTATGCCTATATTTTATTTGCAGCGATATTTCATTTGTTCAATCATGCCCTATTTAAGGGGACTTTATTTATGGGTGTAGGATTAATCGACCATGAAACAGGTACACGTGACATTCGTGAACTCGGGGGGCTAAAAGCTGTATTGCCGATAACGATGACAGTTATGATGTTAGCATCGTTATCGATGGCAGGTGTCCCATTATTAAATGGTTTTATAAGTAAAGAAATGTTTTTTGAAGGACTTGTGCATGCATATCAATTGAAAGACTTTAATTTGATATTGACAGTTGTCATGACGCTAATCGGATTTATCGCTAGCGTATGCACATTTATTTATTCATTAAATATGATGAAAGCAACATTTTTTGGAAACATGAAAATAAATAAAGTGATTCACGAGTCTAAATTCTTTATTTTGCCAGCTGTGGTGACTGCAACAAGCTTACCGCTCATTTTTATAATGCCTCAGTTGATTGGAGATACTATTTTAAAAGCGGCATTTACAACCATCGTCTCAACACGATCAGTTGTAACGTATGTGCCTACACTAACTCAATGGCACGGTGTGACGATACCATTAATGATGAGTGTTGGCGTGATTGTGCTAGGTTTGCTAAGTGTTTTGTTTATAAATTGGAGACCATGGATTCAGTCGAAAGAAAGCCGGTGGTCAAGTCTAATTATCTACCAAAAATCATACATGTCTTTCGAAACATATTCTGGTTACGGTTTACGAACATTGATGAATAATCGTCTTAATTTTTATCTTATACTCACGTTGCTAATTTATTTTGGTATTAATGTGTTGGGTTTGATTCGCGTTGGCATACCTGAAATGTATCGTATTGATGTGACAGAATATCATATTTTTCATGTTCTTTTATTAATCACTGTCATTGTCATCGGTTTTGCCTTAATTTTTATTCGTCAACGTCTTACGATGGTTATTCTCACGGGGGGGATTGGTTACGCTGTTGCATTATTCTTCATTTTAATGCGTGCACCAGATTTAGCATTAACACAACTCGTGACAGAAACGATAACAACGGTTCTTTTTATCGTTAGTTTTTCAAGGTTGCCAAATATTCCACGTGGTACGTTCAATATGAAAAGAGAATCAGTAAAAATCATAGTATCTTTAATTACTGCATTAACTGTTGTAGGTTTTGTGTTTATGATTCAACAAGCAAGTGCTTTAGAAACGATTTCAGTGTTTTATCATGATGCCTATGAAAAATCAGGTGGTAAAAATGTTGTGAATGCGATATTAGGGGATTTTAGATCTCTAGATACGATGGCAGAAGGACTTGTGTTGATTATTGCAGGACTCGGTATTTATACATTACTAAACTTTAGAGATCGGAGGGGACAAGATGAAAGAGAATGA
- a CDS encoding tyrosine-type recombinase/integrase: MNFVDPIRDKSDIHKMYVYLQSQSMRDYLLFKFAIHTGIKLNELLNLSVNDVFNEHDEIVHVWVASAAEDIRVIIPEKLRNELKWYVDEEKLGHEDLLFQSKRTKKGLSRQQAYRIINAAATRVGIEHIGLTTLRKTFAYHTYRSGVSISIIQKYLGHQTSYETMKFIGITKKEINTTIALNL; the protein is encoded by the coding sequence GTGAATTTTGTAGATCCCATTAGAGATAAATCTGATATTCATAAAATGTATGTTTATTTACAAAGTCAATCGATGCGAGATTACTTATTATTTAAATTTGCAATCCATACAGGGATTAAATTAAATGAACTTCTTAATCTTTCGGTGAATGATGTTTTTAATGAACATGATGAAATCGTTCACGTGTGGGTAGCGAGTGCCGCTGAAGATATTCGAGTCATTATACCTGAAAAGTTAAGGAATGAATTGAAGTGGTATGTTGATGAGGAAAAATTGGGACATGAAGATTTACTATTCCAATCGAAGCGTACTAAGAAGGGATTAAGTCGCCAACAAGCGTATCGGATTATAAATGCAGCAGCGACAAGAGTAGGTATTGAACATATTGGTTTAACAACATTACGTAAGACGTTTGCTTATCATACGTATCGTTCTGGGGTATCTATTTCAATTATTCAAAAGTATTTAGGACATCAAACGTCTTATGAAACGATGAAATTTATTGGTATTACGAAAAAAGAGATTAATACTACTATTGCTTTAAATTTATAA
- the sroA gene encoding sigS mRNA-stabilizing protein SroA, producing MNHSNLTLILTQTTLSQEGKATKMSRRFNQIKSSATAQELLSFAKAIEALTGEHYDTIETVKTEQIG from the coding sequence ATGAATCATTCAAATTTAACACTCATTCTGACACAAACCACTTTATCTCAGGAGGGCAAAGCGACTAAAATGAGTCGACGTTTTAATCAAATTAAATCATCTGCCACGGCTCAAGAGTTGCTTTCTTTTGCAAAAGCAATTGAGGCATTGACTGGAGAACACTATGACACCATTGAAACTGTGAAAACAGAACAAATTGGTTAA
- a CDS encoding DUF2922 domain-containing protein, whose translation MNTKTLEITFENTLQKPVKLQLPKLATSITRELVEIQADKIVKLNILNVNGTPISKVTSAQVIDRNITVLF comes from the coding sequence ATGAACACAAAAACATTAGAAATCACATTTGAAAACACATTGCAAAAACCTGTAAAATTACAATTGCCTAAATTAGCAACTTCAATCACACGTGAACTTGTAGAGATTCAAGCTGACAAAATTGTTAAATTAAACATTTTAAATGTTAATGGTACACCAATCTCTAAAGTAACATCTGCACAAGTGATTGACCGCAACATCACTGTTCTATTTTAA